A portion of the Macrobrachium nipponense isolate FS-2020 chromosome 12, ASM1510439v2, whole genome shotgun sequence genome contains these proteins:
- the LOC135224684 gene encoding putative nuclease HARBI1 isoform X1, which produces MSSLDDNLVAIALACCLKVKTRKRKIWSKHWLRKRQKYSRVNLMKELALEKDDWFNYMRMDHDTYLELLSQVSPLIEKKDTCMREAISPHERLSATLRFLATGRTYSDLKFTTIISQPSLSAIIPETCAAIYKCLGPKYLKFPSTQHEWEEIAKEFERIWNFPHCVGAVDGKHVKIVPPPESGSFYYNYKGFHSMVLMGIANAKYEFILCDFGINGRISDGGVINRTTFYDKLCKGHLNLPQENKIEGSEKVLPYVFIGDEAFAMRTDFLRPFSQKDLSYERRIFNYRLSRARRIIEKVFGILVSRFRIFQTAINLLPRNTKYVVLACCVLHNFLRAKCIGYSIPDESDEQAEDIMSQVEQSLAGLQRGTMRNTPNAAKKVRDTFMNYFNNEGKVAWQDNV; this is translated from the exons ATGTCTTCTCTCGACGACAATCTCGTTGCTATTGCTCTAGCGTGCTGTTTGaaggtgaaaacaagaaaaaggaagatttgGTCCAAACATTGGCTGCGTAAACGACAAAAATACTCTCGTGTTAACTTAATGAAGGAACTAGCACTAGAAAAAGATGACTGGTTTAACTACATGCGAATGGATCATGACACATATTTGGAACTCTTAAGTCAGGTATcacctttaatagaaaaaaaggacacttgCATGAGAGAAGCAATTAGTCCACATGAGCGTCTTTCAGCcactttgagatttcttgctacaGGAAGAACATATAGCGATCTAAAGTTTACAACAATTATATCGCAGCCTTCTCTCAGTGCAATAATCCCAGAAACATGTGCAGCAATCTACAAATGTTTAGGCCCAAAATATCtgaag tttccatcaACACAGCATGAGTGGGAAGAAATCGCAAAGGAGTTTGAGAGAATCTGGAATTTTCCACACTGTGTCGGAGCTGTGGATGGCAAACATGTCAAGATTGTGCCACCTCCAGAATCAGGATCATTCTACTACAATTACAAGGGTTTCCATAGTATGGTACTAATGGGCATTGCCAATGCAAAGTATGAATTTATTCTTTGTGATTTCGGCATCAATGGACGAATTTCAGACGGAGGGGTAATAAACAGGACCACTTTTTATGACAAATTGTGCAAAGGACATTTAAATCTTCcgcaagaaaataaaattgaaggttCTGAAAAAGTATTACCTTATGTGTTTATAGGCGATGAAGCTTTTGCTATGAGAACTGATTTTTTAAGACCCTTTAGTCAAAAGGACTTATCATATGAGAGAAGGATCTTTAATTATCGCCTGAGCAGGGCTCGCAGAATTATCGAAAAAGTGTTTGGAATTTTGGTTTCGCGCTTTCGTATCTTTCAAACTGCTATAAATTTATTGCCAAGAAATACTAAATATGTAGTATTGGCTTGTTGTGTACTTCATAATTTTTTACGTGCAAAATGTATCGGGTATTCTATCCCAGATGAGTCTGATGAACAAGCTGAAGATATTATGAGTCAAGTCGAACAATCACTAGCAGGCTTGCAAAGAGGGACTATGAGAAATACCCCCAATGCTGCTAAGAAAGTACGAGATACATTTATGAATTACTTTAATAACGAAGGAAAAGTTGCATGGCAGGACAATGTATAA
- the LOC135224684 gene encoding putative nuclease HARBI1 isoform X2: MSSLDDNLVAIALACCLKVKTRKRKIWSKHWLRKRQKYSRVNLMKELALEKDDWFNYMRMDHDTYLELLSQVSPLIEKKDTCMREAISPHERLSATLRFLATGRTYSDLKFTTIISQPSLSAIIPETCAAIYKCLGPKYLKHEWEEIAKEFERIWNFPHCVGAVDGKHVKIVPPPESGSFYYNYKGFHSMVLMGIANAKYEFILCDFGINGRISDGGVINRTTFYDKLCKGHLNLPQENKIEGSEKVLPYVFIGDEAFAMRTDFLRPFSQKDLSYERRIFNYRLSRARRIIEKVFGILVSRFRIFQTAINLLPRNTKYVVLACCVLHNFLRAKCIGYSIPDESDEQAEDIMSQVEQSLAGLQRGTMRNTPNAAKKVRDTFMNYFNNEGKVAWQDNV, translated from the exons ATGTCTTCTCTCGACGACAATCTCGTTGCTATTGCTCTAGCGTGCTGTTTGaaggtgaaaacaagaaaaaggaagatttgGTCCAAACATTGGCTGCGTAAACGACAAAAATACTCTCGTGTTAACTTAATGAAGGAACTAGCACTAGAAAAAGATGACTGGTTTAACTACATGCGAATGGATCATGACACATATTTGGAACTCTTAAGTCAGGTATcacctttaatagaaaaaaaggacacttgCATGAGAGAAGCAATTAGTCCACATGAGCGTCTTTCAGCcactttgagatttcttgctacaGGAAGAACATATAGCGATCTAAAGTTTACAACAATTATATCGCAGCCTTCTCTCAGTGCAATAATCCCAGAAACATGTGCAGCAATCTACAAATGTTTAGGCCCAAAATATCtgaag CATGAGTGGGAAGAAATCGCAAAGGAGTTTGAGAGAATCTGGAATTTTCCACACTGTGTCGGAGCTGTGGATGGCAAACATGTCAAGATTGTGCCACCTCCAGAATCAGGATCATTCTACTACAATTACAAGGGTTTCCATAGTATGGTACTAATGGGCATTGCCAATGCAAAGTATGAATTTATTCTTTGTGATTTCGGCATCAATGGACGAATTTCAGACGGAGGGGTAATAAACAGGACCACTTTTTATGACAAATTGTGCAAAGGACATTTAAATCTTCcgcaagaaaataaaattgaaggttCTGAAAAAGTATTACCTTATGTGTTTATAGGCGATGAAGCTTTTGCTATGAGAACTGATTTTTTAAGACCCTTTAGTCAAAAGGACTTATCATATGAGAGAAGGATCTTTAATTATCGCCTGAGCAGGGCTCGCAGAATTATCGAAAAAGTGTTTGGAATTTTGGTTTCGCGCTTTCGTATCTTTCAAACTGCTATAAATTTATTGCCAAGAAATACTAAATATGTAGTATTGGCTTGTTGTGTACTTCATAATTTTTTACGTGCAAAATGTATCGGGTATTCTATCCCAGATGAGTCTGATGAACAAGCTGAAGATATTATGAGTCAAGTCGAACAATCACTAGCAGGCTTGCAAAGAGGGACTATGAGAAATACCCCCAATGCTGCTAAGAAAGTACGAGATACATTTATGAATTACTTTAATAACGAAGGAAAAGTTGCATGGCAGGACAATGTATAA